From one Lotus japonicus ecotype B-129 chromosome 3, LjGifu_v1.2 genomic stretch:
- the LOC130746490 gene encoding uncharacterized protein LOC130746490 has product MSMTVAAEEESGGEEVLHLPAEIDWQMLDKSKFFFLGAALFSGVSATLYPAVVLKTRQQVAQTHVSCIKTAFTLIRGEGFRALYRGFGTSLMGTIPARALYMAALEVTKSNVGTATVRFGFAEPTAAAIASAAAGLSAAMAAQLVWTPVDVVSQRLMVQGCCNSSNPKGSAVRYINGIDAFRKILNTDGPRGLYRGFGISILTYAPSNAVWWASYSVAQRMVWGGVGYYLCNKKGEETNNALRPDAKTVMAVQGVSAAMAGGMSALITMPLDTIKTRLQVLDGDENGRRGPTIMQTVRNLVKEGGWTACYRGLGPRWASMSMSATTMITTYEFLKRLSAKNQDVLT; this is encoded by the coding sequence ATGAGTATGACTGTGGCGGCGGAGGAAGAATCTGGCGGCGAAGAGGTTCTTCATCTCCCGGCCGAAATTGATTGGCAGATGCTGGATAAATCcaagtttttctttcttggtgCTGCCCTTTTCTCTGGGGTTTCTGCAACCCTGTATCCTGCTGTTGTTTTGAAAACCAGGCAGCAAGTGGCTCAGACTCATGTTTCTTGCATCAAGACTGCATTTACATTGATTAGGGGTGAGGGGTTTCGCGCGCTGTATCGCGGGTTTGGGACTTCGTTGATGGGTACGATCCCTGCGAGAGCTTTATACATGGCTGCCCTTGAGGTTACTAAGAGCAATGTGGGGACTGCGACGGTTAGGTTTGGTTTTGCTGAACCGACTGCTGCTGCGATTGCCAGTGCGGCTGCTGGGTTGAGTGCAGCTATGGCAGCTCAGCTTGTGTGGACCCCGGTTGATGTTGTGAGCCAGAGGTTGATGGTACAAGGTTGTTGTAATTCCAGTAATCCGAAGGGTTCTGCTGTTAGATATATCAATGGGATTGATGCTTTCAGGAAAATTCTCAATACGGATGGTCCTAGGGGGTTGTATAGGGGTTTTGGGATATCAATTTTGACCTATGCACCTTCAAATGCAGTTTGGTGGGCTTCATATTCTGTTGCACAGAGGATGGTTTGGGGTGGAGTTGGGTACTACTTGTGCAACAAGAAGGGTGAGGAAACTAATAATGCATTGAGGCCAGATGCAAAAACTGTTATGGCAGTTCAGGGAGTCAGTGCAGCAATGGCAGGTGGCATGTCTGCTTTGATCACCATGCCATTGGATACAATCAAGACAAGACTGCAGGTCTTGGATGGCGACGAGAACGGCCGCCGCGGACCAACCATTATGCAGACAGTCAGGAATCTGGTTAAGGAAGGTGGTTGGACGGCGTGTTATAGAGGATTGGGACCTCGATGGGCTTCAATGTCAATGTCCGCGACAACAATGATCACCACCTATGAGTTCCTAAAACGGCTTTCCGCAAAAAATCAGGATGTTCTGACATGA
- the LOC130744852 gene encoding uncharacterized protein LOC130744852, with protein sequence MAAEPAAYPFTVQDAQTASHTFYIHPNESPSTVLVSPPLSEGNYHNWARAMKMSLLTKNKLGFVDGSIAEPPQDHPVSPFWQRCNMLVLSWLIKSMSVEIAQSILWRDKATDVWKELRERFSQADLFRISELQEEIFSLKQGDSFVSKFYTSMKTLWDELDILNPLPVCTCNPRCSCGAIKNIEEERNKNQVVRFLKGLNDQFSGVRSQLMLLDTLPNVNRVFALIAQQERQFSAENISGSKAMMASRESSHDNRGGASTSHSGSSQSQSNSGYHSSQSSSGGYHSNSGGNRYSSKKCSYCGKMGHTVDDCYKKHGFPPGFKFKNPKYANKSANCVHIADDDQDSEGGSSGQDTRFGFTADQYHHLLALLPTSESKSSSSQHTAV encoded by the coding sequence ATGGCGGCTGAACCCGCCGCTTATCCTTTCACCGTGCAAGATGCACAGACCGCTTCCCACACCTTCTATATTCACCCGAACGAGAGCCCCTCCACCGTTCTGGTCTCGCCGCCGCTCTCGGAGGGAAACTACCACAACTGGGCGAGGGCCATGAAGATGAGTCTCTTGACGAAGAACAAGCTGGGTTTTGTAGATGGATCGATTGCAGAACCACCTCAAGATCATCCTGTGTCACCCTTCTGGCAACGTTGCAACATGCTAGTTCTGAGCTGGCTCATCAAATCCATGAGCGTGGAGATCGCACAATCGATTCTATGGCGTGACAAGGCAACCGACGTCTGGAAAGAGCTTCGTGAGAGGTTTTCACAAGCGGATCTATTCCGAATTTCAGAGCTTCAGGAAGAAATCTTCAGTCTGAAACAAGGTGATAGTTTTGTCTCAAAGTTTTATACAAGCATGAAGACTCTTTGGGATGAATTAGACATTTTGAATCCTTTGCCTGTTTGTACCTGTAACCCTCGGTGTTCTTGTGGAGCGATCAAGAATATCGAAGAAGAAAGGAACAAGAATCAAGTGGTTCGGTTCCTTAAAGGCTTGAATGATCAGTTTTCAGGGGTTAGGTCACAATTGATGCTGTTGGATACCTTACCCAATGTGAATCGTGTGTTCGCTCTCATTGCTCAACAAGAAAGGCAATTCTCTGCAGAAAACATCTCTGGGTCTAAGGCGATGATGGCCTCAAGGGAAAGTTCACACGACAATAGAGGAGGTGCATCAACATCGCATTCAGGGAGTTCTCAATCCCAATCCAATTCTGGGTATCACAGTTCTCAGTCCAGTTCTGGAGGCTATCATTCCAATTCAGGGGGGAATAGGTATTCCTCGAAGAAGTGTTCATATTGTGGGAAGATGGGTCACACGGTTGATGATTGCTATAAGAAGCATGGCTTCCCACCAGGGTTCAAGTTCAAGAACCCAAAATATGCAAACAAGTCTGCCAATTGTGTTCATATTGCTGATGATGATCAAGACTCTGAGGGAGGATCTTCAGGACAAGACACAAGATTTGGGTTTACAGCTGATCAGTATCACCATTTGCTTGCTCTTCTTCCAACCTCAGAATCAAAGAGTTCCTCTTCACAACACACTGCAGTGTGA